atatatatatatatatacgtttgtataTGATTATGCGACAAAATATCTAGTCCCAAAACAGCTAGTCCCAGAAGAACTACTTCCAAAACAGCTATTGCCCATAAGAGCTAGTgggacaaaatttatatatacatatatatatatatatatatatatatatatatattatatatatatatatatatataatatatgtatatatcatatatatatatatatatatatatatatatatatataatatatataaatttctaacagtcagatttatatatcattgaagaCCCTCACGCTGAAAAGGAAGAATGTAAGAGGTTCCAACCAAAATTACCTAATCAACATTCTAGATATATGtaaaatttaggaaaataaatattgaattttaCGTTGCCTTAaagcggcccacacacgctcaaatttttggtccaatttttttatgtcaaattatttgacatgAATTTGATCGTGTGTGGCGTAATTTGATGGCATAAAAGGTTTGATGTCTAATTTTTTACTGATCtgatttcagtagatattttttgagccaacgtcaaataatttgtgcgtgtgtggtacCTAGCAATAATTTGCGCAAATTAGTTAGTGATTAGACATAATCTGAGGAGGACGTGCGCGGCTCATCGTCATCATGGCtccaacaaaacatgaaaagaaatttcttcttgagcttattgatgtttatagaagtttaccacaactttggaacattaaaagtgactgttatagtgacagaaataaaaaaaaaaaagatatggcaTATGAGACTCTTCTACAGAAATTCCGTGATTATTATCCGGAAGGGACGAAGGAGgagctgaagaagaaaataaactcacTGCGGACGAGCTTccgaaaagaattaaaaaaaataaaagttcttgaAAACATCAGGTTCACTTCATTTAATAAAGGAGCATAACCAAATCGTTCACGACACAAATACCATTGCTGGGCCCCACTTTCGTCTCTTTTGTTTCTGTGTGCTCTTCAACGCTAAGCCAGGAGCCAACGCTGTATATGCATCCATGATGATCATGACACTCgggagcaaaatgaaaatttgatgagAAGTTTGAGCGTGTAGGGCGAACGTCAAAccgtcaaataatttgacataaaaaaatttgaccaaaaatttgagcgtgtgtgggccgcttAACACTGTCGTCGGTtgagaaataaatctaaaatattcctaatacatacatacacctatggatatatctctctctctctctctctcctctctctctctctctctctctctctctctctctctctctctataatatatatatatatatatatatatatatatatatatatatatatatagatatatacatatatatatatatatatatatatatgtgtatgtatatatatatatatatatatatatatatatatatatatatatatataagagagagagaggagagagagagagagagaagagagagagagagagagtgaagggaaAATGCAATCAGAAGATTACAtttcttaaaataatagacatagCGACATACGACGCATGCGCAACTAAGCCTGACTTCCTCCAATTCCTTGAGCAGCAAAGGCGTCAGACACCAGAGGGAGACGAAACCTTCCGCTTCTGCGGAAACGAGCATTTTCCTGGCCTTTGCTTCACTGCAGAGAAAGCCGCCAAGTACAACTGTCTCTCGCTAGAAGAAGATTTCAATTGCCCGGATGAGACTCTCTGCTGCAATCTGCCCGGAGGTAGAGTTGGAATCGTGTTTTTATAATGACATCTAATGACTAGATCAATTTCGAAGTGGCTTCACTACATAAAAGCAAAATCATCTTGCTCTAACCATGTTACAAGTATGGGATGACATGGTTTAGCCATTCGCTTCAAAGTAAAGCTTCTTATACATTTCGTAGAATATTGTTTGAATAATTTACAATTTACCGTCTCGTTTAAATACTATCGCAGATCCTgctttttaaataacaaattgaTTATAAATGTACTGGTATATGAAATACGATAGATTATTTAGACCtgatattataaacaaaaaaaaaaaatgagtgatgGCATTAATCATAACTGGATATGAACACCGTTAATATTTCATTAGTGGCATTTTCTTTATTACGGCCTTAAAAAAAGATGCGAAGAAGaatgtataaaatattaatagataGGAATAGAGATGTTATATTAATTTTGACATTTATCCTCGTAATGGTATTAGACAGAGAAGCGATAATGGTACATATGATCTTTCACCTTATGACAGGAAAGTCTTCCCAGGAAGACGAAAGAGAGGCAGCTGAGACGTTGCTTGCTAAGCGTTCCCTCACGGAAGACGACACTGACTTTGACCCTGAAGAAGAAAGTGATGAAAATCTGGAGACGAGGGTTGAGAAGGGAAGACGTGGAGGAGACCCGAACAAGATCTCGAAAAAACCCGGAAGTAGAAATGGAGACAGAGCTCCCATGTCTCAGGATGGGAGAAAACGAGGGGAGGCCGGTACAGACAGTCAGAGTGGCAGAAGGGACAATGCGAATCAGGGCAAAGGAAGGAATGGCCCTCGAAAAGCTGCCAACACAAACGACGCTGGATCACCATCAGCAAAGGATAACAAAGACTCGAAGAAGGTGTCTGTCAAACAACAGACCTGCAGATACCAAGATATGCAAGAGGAGGAGCGGCACTTGCAGGACGAAATGCCTCTCTGGCGAGACAGCGAAGGGCAAATGCAGAGGGAAGGGCTGCATGTGTTGCATCACAGCCGCAAGTAAGGAAAATCTTGTCCTTGTCTTTATTTATCAGATGAAATCTTTTAGTAGGTCAAGTCTTCCATGCGTCTCAGTGCCACGTTTAGGGCGGGAAATATAGGTTTACATGGGGttaaaatgttattttgattACTTTGCATAACAACCTACTCGCCACTATCACGTGTACACAGTATCTAGTTAGCCTTAGGATTGTAAAGGATCAATAGGGAGGCCACAAAAACGCAAAACAATGGTAGTTCAGAAGATTCAGATATCTAGCAGCAAAGAAATGTAGTTGTAGCTTAGGTCATATTCCCGGCATTTCGTTTCGTGTCGTAAAAAATCCTTCAATTTCAAAGactaggtagatttttttttttctatttttccttataaCATTAGGGATGTAAGTAGGAACTCTTTATGTTACCCAAATACCAGTCGGTTTAGCTTTTGATCTACATTTGTTTTCTGCAatcattttatattatcatttccaGGCTGTACTCAGACGTCGCAGTGTAGTGGAGTGTgtgttgcgaaaaaaaaaaagactgcagcggtatctaataaaaaaaaaaggtctggatGTAATGGATCCCGAAACTGTGGCTGCTGCATAagtaatacatatgtacattttcataCCAGTTACTCTAAGTCTAACATTTCCTTCATTCATGATTTTTAAGTGCAAGTGATGACTGAGATCCTTGCTAAGTCTTCGAAAGAACGAAAGCTGTTGAAACCCAAAGTATAGAGAGACCATCCAGGTTACTACTGCTCAGAAAGGCACTATGTTATTTTACTACTTTGGTTTGGTAAGCGTCTTCTTAAAGGGCGTTCACACTACAGCAAAACATGTCATAAGCACATTCTAGAACTTAACCGCATACAAATCCCCCCAAACAAGTTGATAACAAGTCAACAACTTTTATCGGAAGACGAATTTGTTAAAACATAATCGGGACTACCAattagtcgttgacttgtattcaaaacTGTTGTGACCTTTGTGCGATAAGTTGTTGTATTCTGTTATTGCAGAGTGGTAAAAACCCTAAGGACACCCCACATAAGCTTTCCAAAGAGCAATATTCTGACCTTTGACCATGAAAAACATCTTTCAGGTTGCACATCTACTGCCCAGTGTAAGAAGGCTAAAGGCAAATGCGCCGCCAAATGCAAGAAGAGCGAGAGGGAGGTCCCCAGTGGGTGTACCGGAGATGCTTCCTGCCTCTGTTGCGGGAAGAAGTGTCAGCCTAAACCTGGATGCACAGCCGCGGGCGGAACTTGTGTTGAGAAGGAGGCGGACTGTGCTGGAATATTCCAGCTAAATGGCTGCAAGTTCGGTTGCCATTGTTGTGCTCCCAGTAAGTAGAGCAAAAGCAGGTTCAAGTAAACATAAATCGTTTCCATAAAATAGAAATCCATACTAACACTAAGGGATAGAGTTCATGGGAAATGATAGTAGGAATCGCTAGTCATGAATTATAGCTTATTGTCCAAGAAAGAATGGGCAATTGAAATTtgcattattattgatttatataaataacaaataacgtACGCTCAAACTCACATGCCTTGTAAATTGTAGAGCTATTAATGgttatgctttattttttatagagtttcagaGTAGCGTAATAATGTGAGGTAttcgttttttttctgtaaaagtatgATGAAATAATCTGGCATAAACGTTTCATCCTAATCT
This region of Macrobrachium nipponense isolate FS-2020 chromosome 25, ASM1510439v2, whole genome shotgun sequence genomic DNA includes:
- the LOC135199207 gene encoding uncharacterized protein LOC135199207 yields the protein METELPCLRMGENEGRPVQTVRVAEGTMRIRAKEGMALEKLPTQTTLDHHQQRITKTRRRCLSNNRPADTKICKRRSGTCRTKCLSGETAKGKCRGKGCMCCITAASCTSTAQCKKAKGKCAAKCKKSEREVPSGCTGDASCLCCGKKCQPKPGCTAAGGTCVEKEADCAGIFQLNGCKFGCHCCAPIPPPTTMPPPTASSSTT